The following nucleotide sequence is from Gammaproteobacteria bacterium.
GCGACAGGCGTTAGCCTCAAGTGGTTATGATGATGCTATCGTGCAACATTTTGGAACTACGAAAGATGTTCTGATTCGATTGCCTGTAACGGATAAGGATGCTGATAAAGCGGCATTAAGTAATCGAGTGCTAGATTCGCTCGTTTCTACCGGTGCTCCCGAGATGCGTCGTGTTGAATTCGTTGGCCCACAAGTGGGCGATGAATTGCGTGATAAAGGTGGTTTAGCCATGCTGTATGCCTTGGTTGGCATACTTATTTATGTCGCTTTACGTTTTGAGTGGCGCTTTTCCTTAGGCTCGGTTGCCGCATTGATTCATGACGTGATTATAGTGGTTGGCTTTTTTTCCATTACCCAGATTGAATTTGATCTAACGGTGCTTGCGGCATTGCTTGCGGTAATTGGTTACTCACTCAACGACACAATTGTGGTATTTGATCGAATACGTGAGAACTTTAGACGTCTTCGTAAAGCGACCTCTGAAGGTGTGTTGAATACTTCAATTAACCAGACTTTGTCACGAACTTTGATGACATCGATTACTACCTTGCTAGTGTTGGCAGCGTTGTTTGTTTTTGGTGGTGAAGTGATCCATTCATTTTCTATCGCACTAATCGTAGGCGTGATTGTTGGTACGTACTCTTCAATTTACGTAGCCGGCTCTGCATTGCTAGCGCTTGATGTAAGCAAAGAAGATCTAATGCAGGCAGAAGTAGAAAATCCTAACGAAGATGGTAGTCAGGTATAATTTTTAGTTAACCTTATTTAGGCTTTGTAAAATCTGACGAAATATTTTCGTATTCGCGGCCACAATATTTCCAGTTTCTAAATGTGTGTGTCCGCCTTCCGGGTCACCAACTAAGCCTCCGGCTTCTTGGATGATTAAGCACCCAGCAGCGATATCCCAAGTATTTAAACCAAATTCCCAAAAGCCATCTACACGTCCTGCTGCAACATAAGCAAGGTCGAGCGCTGCAGACCCAGCGCGGCGAATGCC
It contains:
- the secF gene encoding protein translocase subunit SecF; translation: MQLLKNNLNFDFMGKRKLALIISLILIIISIAAMVTRGLNLGIDFTGGTLVEVGYAESVELEPVRQALASSGYDDAIVQHFGTTKDVLIRLPVTDKDADKAALSNRVLDSLVSTGAPEMRRVEFVGPQVGDELRDKGGLAMLYALVGILIYVALRFEWRFSLGSVAALIHDVIIVVGFFSITQIEFDLTVLAALLAVIGYSLNDTIVVFDRIRENFRRLRKATSEGVLNTSINQTLSRTLMTSITTLLVLAALFVFGGEVIHSFSIALIVGVIVGTYSSIYVAGSALLALDVSKEDLMQAEVENPNEDGSQV